One part of the Microcoleus sp. bin38.metabat.b11b12b14.051 genome encodes these proteins:
- a CDS encoding CapA family protein, with protein MVYTENWSQPSILELARSGNFQALNYWIDSLLRPEGIYARVEQAQAGCVQILVEFQREFAADTTLVGSTLREGLVKFICHQLWRLNSPAVEGVRIHARLAGEPDILWQQSVRIVTPANRQRRRDRSRMVVDWVKFKTYRSLLLVGSALASFVLGCWVSYHEAIALRLVSPVSPYQQAAVMSGPPPKRPDAVQAALEVVPVWQQKQVANPYDPTVTLMFGGNVNLSDAIAANGNDYHWAFANMDEYRQADVSMVNLENPLTTSTLNSGKKQLNFKADPESVKVLTAGGVDIVNLANSHAMDYEEPGLVETINTLNNAGIGHLGAGRDIKEARRPDIIEVKGQRIAYLGYYDADLHAADQGKAGTNPRRNNRVAEDIRALRGQVDWIIVNYHWGVELADYPGDWQIDLARFTIDQGADLVVGHHPHVLQGAEVYKGRPIVYSLGNFIFGGNARSDYDTAVLKVSLKDRNMKVEFLPVEVKKFQPKVVKGATGERILKRVEQISSIFDRPMGSSIVLDAPINPAMAPKTSNSPLPTPAKNGTAFPAPNSPGSSGQTNPPAPGQLKPTPILPPLPAAPKGQENSSFFQNGSGSATESNPPQNKDLPPRIYRSQPQNPSREVDPFTKEPFIKEPFISPPSPIPGAVLSPQSYLPPTGGVSFKVALKQQPTNTIAPGTSCDASQSRLALPQLAAIVVVG; from the coding sequence ATGGTATATACAGAAAATTGGTCGCAGCCTTCTATCTTGGAGTTAGCGCGATCGGGAAACTTTCAAGCCCTGAATTACTGGATTGACAGCTTGCTGAGACCCGAAGGAATTTATGCTCGCGTCGAACAGGCTCAGGCCGGATGCGTGCAAATTTTGGTAGAGTTCCAACGCGAATTTGCGGCAGATACTACTTTAGTCGGGAGCACTCTCCGGGAAGGCTTAGTTAAATTTATTTGCCACCAACTTTGGAGACTTAACTCGCCAGCAGTAGAAGGAGTGCGAATTCATGCGCGCTTGGCTGGAGAACCAGATATTCTCTGGCAACAGTCAGTCCGAATTGTCACACCGGCAAACCGCCAGCGGCGGCGCGATCGTTCCCGAATGGTCGTCGATTGGGTTAAATTTAAAACGTATCGTTCTCTGCTGCTAGTGGGATCGGCACTTGCCTCATTTGTTTTAGGGTGTTGGGTGAGCTACCACGAGGCTATAGCCCTGCGGTTAGTATCCCCAGTCTCCCCGTACCAGCAAGCTGCGGTCATGTCGGGCCCGCCTCCCAAACGTCCGGATGCGGTACAAGCGGCCTTAGAAGTAGTACCAGTATGGCAACAAAAACAGGTTGCCAATCCCTACGACCCAACCGTAACCCTGATGTTCGGAGGAAATGTGAATCTATCTGATGCGATCGCCGCGAATGGCAACGATTATCATTGGGCTTTCGCCAATATGGACGAGTATCGGCAAGCAGATGTGTCGATGGTTAACCTAGAAAACCCCCTGACTACCTCTACGTTGAACTCTGGTAAAAAACAATTAAATTTTAAAGCCGATCCCGAATCGGTGAAAGTATTAACAGCAGGAGGAGTGGATATTGTCAATCTGGCAAACAGCCACGCTATGGATTACGAGGAACCGGGGCTGGTGGAAACTATAAATACTCTCAATAATGCAGGAATTGGGCATCTGGGAGCAGGCAGAGATATTAAAGAAGCGAGGCGTCCAGATATTATTGAGGTTAAGGGTCAGCGGATCGCCTACCTCGGTTATTACGATGCCGACCTTCACGCCGCCGACCAAGGGAAAGCCGGCACTAACCCCCGCCGCAACAATCGCGTGGCCGAGGATATTCGAGCTCTCAGAGGTCAGGTAGACTGGATTATTGTTAATTACCACTGGGGAGTCGAATTGGCAGATTATCCGGGAGATTGGCAGATTGATTTGGCTCGGTTCACGATCGACCAAGGAGCAGATTTGGTAGTGGGACACCACCCCCACGTTTTGCAAGGTGCAGAAGTTTACAAGGGGCGCCCGATTGTTTACTCGCTGGGTAATTTTATCTTCGGCGGGAATGCTCGCAGCGATTACGATACCGCAGTCCTGAAAGTATCGCTCAAAGACAGGAATATGAAGGTAGAATTTTTGCCTGTGGAGGTGAAAAAGTTTCAGCCGAAGGTGGTGAAGGGAGCCACGGGGGAGAGGATTCTCAAACGCGTGGAGCAAATTTCCAGTATTTTCGATCGACCGATGGGATCTTCGATCGTTCTCGATGCCCCAATTAACCCAGCAATGGCACCAAAGACTTCAAATTCGCCCTTACCCACACCAGCAAAGAACGGCACGGCCTTTCCCGCACCCAATTCCCCCGGAAGCTCGGGTCAAACCAATCCGCCAGCCCCCGGACAACTCAAGCCAACTCCAATTTTGCCACCTTTGCCGGCTGCGCCCAAAGGGCAGGAAAACTCCTCATTTTTCCAAAATGGGTCAGGGTCTGCAACTGAGTCGAACCCGCCTCAGAATAAAGATTTGCCACCGCGCATCTACCGCAGTCAACCTCAAAATCCCAGCCGCGAAGTAGATCCATTTACCAAAGAGCCATTTATCAAAGAACCGTTTATTTCGCCTCCATCTCCCATCCCAGGAGCCGTACTCAGTCCCCAAAGCTATCTTCCCCCGACAGGGGGCGTATCTTTCAAAGTCGCGCTCAAGCAGCAGCCAACAAACACGATCGCTCCAGGTACGAGCTGCGACGCCTCCCAATCGCGGCTCGCTTTGCCTCAATTAGCTGCGATCGTTGTCGTCGGTTAG